From Sphaerochaeta sp., a single genomic window includes:
- a CDS encoding SAM-dependent chlorinase/fluorinase gives MKKHLRFIGVALFMAMLVLSGCQSTKAVAPVQEIQTEPVSGSVVSLDKYGNATLSVTPADFTDKGYAVGDLFSVSVGDFSFDAPLVTNYSDVDNGSFLIREKAGDPGTVSLAINMGNFSKTSGAQETSPVSFTLKEKEGYLKEYQIRQLKKSENRDDYASDAVFSNFRTVTVGKIAPGTLYRSCNPVLGDARAPYAAELAQQAGVKTIINLADSTETLKEHIADSPYYQQLYNQGAVIVLDMGVSFTDPDFIAKLHDGLVFMANHGGPYLVHCNEGKDRAGFVSALLEAANGATLEEITQDYMVSFENYYGVQPGTEQYELIGKTITDMFTQLNGGKPVTDKTIAKVANTYLKDTVGLDQATINQLNAHLQGK, from the coding sequence ATGAAAAAACATCTTCGCTTCATCGGTGTCGCGCTCTTCATGGCGATGCTGGTTCTCTCCGGATGCCAAAGCACCAAAGCGGTGGCTCCGGTACAGGAAATCCAAACGGAACCGGTGTCCGGTTCGGTGGTCTCTCTGGACAAGTATGGCAACGCCACCCTCTCCGTAACCCCTGCTGATTTCACCGACAAGGGATACGCCGTCGGCGATCTCTTCTCCGTCTCCGTCGGAGACTTTTCGTTTGACGCCCCGCTGGTGACCAACTACAGCGATGTGGACAACGGCTCGTTCCTGATCAGGGAAAAGGCGGGAGACCCCGGAACCGTCAGCCTTGCCATCAACATGGGCAACTTCAGTAAAACCAGCGGCGCACAGGAAACCTCTCCGGTATCCTTCACGCTGAAGGAAAAGGAAGGATATCTGAAGGAGTACCAGATCCGCCAGCTGAAAAAGAGCGAGAACCGTGACGACTACGCCAGTGACGCCGTTTTCTCCAACTTCCGCACGGTAACGGTGGGAAAGATCGCCCCGGGAACGCTGTACCGTTCCTGCAACCCTGTGCTGGGTGATGCGCGCGCCCCCTACGCGGCGGAGCTAGCCCAACAGGCGGGCGTGAAGACGATCATCAACCTGGCGGACAGCACGGAAACCCTGAAAGAACATATCGCCGATTCCCCGTACTACCAACAGCTGTACAACCAGGGTGCCGTAATCGTCCTGGACATGGGAGTTTCGTTCACCGATCCCGATTTCATCGCCAAACTGCATGACGGCCTGGTGTTCATGGCGAACCACGGTGGTCCGTACCTGGTCCACTGCAACGAAGGCAAGGACCGGGCGGGCTTTGTCTCCGCCTTGCTGGAAGCGGCCAACGGAGCAACGCTGGAAGAGATCACCCAGGACTACATGGTGAGCTTTGAGAACTACTATGGCGTCCAACCGGGAACCGAGCAGTATGAGCTGATCGGCAAGACAATCACCGACATGTTCACCCAGCTGAACGGTGGCAAACCGGTCACCGACAAGACCATCGCCAAGGTGGCCAACACCTATCTGAAAGACACGGTCGGCCTTGACCAGGCGACGATCAACCAGCTGAACGCCCATCTGCAGGGCAAGTAA
- a CDS encoding substrate-binding domain-containing protein, whose translation MPSLLQAVLHSEAYGSGYSCRCRKTHTGTGIRPRSMRQSCRRKNCAGLLIAMGCRHLLHLFTSPQPVGIFCHNDLAAGQTLQVCRARGIAVPEQLKVIGFDDIPLAAMTSPSLSSIHQPILEMATLAVDIVCDLGAEKVCPSNVVMPVSVVQRETT comes from the coding sequence GTGCCATCTTTGCTCCAGGCAGTTCTCCACTCTGAAGCTTACGGATCTGGCTATTCCTGTCGTTGCCGTAAAACACATACAGGAACAGGCATCCGCCCTAGATCCATGAGACAATCTTGTAGGAGAAAAAATTGCGCGGGACTGCTCATTGCAATGGGATGCCGCCATCTCCTGCATCTTTTCACCTCTCCACAGCCGGTTGGCATTTTCTGCCACAATGACCTTGCGGCAGGCCAGACATTGCAAGTCTGCAGAGCTCGGGGAATTGCGGTCCCCGAACAACTGAAGGTGATCGGATTCGATGATATCCCTCTTGCGGCAATGACGAGCCCGTCGCTTTCATCCATCCACCAACCAATTCTGGAAATGGCAACGTTGGCCGTGGACATCGTCTGTGATCTTGGCGCGGAGAAGGTATGTCCCAGCAACGTCGTTATGCCCGTCTCTGTCGTCCAACGGGAAACGACATAG
- a CDS encoding alpha-glucosidase C-terminal domain-containing protein, producing MFQTLRDERSQLEVFDQEAEVFTWDAHNGRVFALRRRKGDNVLLCISNFSDNPEPVRFAYFVGTYTDCFTGRKVEPGTGFVLQPLECLWLEN from the coding sequence ATGTTCCAGACGCTCAGAGATGAACGTTCTCAATTGGAAGTGTTTGACCAGGAGGCGGAGGTCTTCACCTGGGACGCACACAACGGCAGGGTGTTCGCGCTCCGCAGGAGGAAAGGGGATAATGTGCTTCTGTGCATCTCCAACTTTTCTGACAATCCGGAACCGGTGCGGTTCGCCTATTTCGTAGGGACGTATACGGATTGTTTCACCGGTAGAAAAGTGGAACCCGGTACAGGATTCGTCCTGCAGCCGCTGGAATGCCTCTGGCTGGAAAACTAA